Proteins found in one Chaetodon auriga isolate fChaAug3 chromosome 12, fChaAug3.hap1, whole genome shotgun sequence genomic segment:
- the dsc2l gene encoding desmocollin 2-like protein has protein sequence MANVLIISIYLLSVLSRVDSCFQANTLSVNVSQTIPAGRQVIKVIGCKSVRLVVSDPLFMVERTGEVVALTPVQVAADGRTFSVRAVGESGVEGEMEVHLVRSATQGREHTGQKVLKRTKRRWSPPDFHILENDSGPYPKDIETIVSDSEAEHKVYYTLTGPGYSQPPDDIFSFNQNTGMLSVRKAIDREQFPVFQLTTRVFDIHTKLPTDDPLPFKVIIDDVNDNAPTFTGPLQFSVPEHSNPGTVVGKVNATDRDEEGTLHVKIKYSLLTGSDLFAINPETGVLTTAGASSSLDREVKDKYMIVVQIKDIDGAQNGLFNTGTATISLTDINDNPPTFTKTAYTVSVTENEKDKLILRIPVEDKDLVNTPNWVSKFVIAKGNENGNFRIDTDPKTNEGLLYVTKPIDYEKTKNIKLEIVARNEADLKGTQAQYVSIPVDVAVTNVDEGPQFAAQTVRFTVKENVPNGTLIGTYAAVDPETDSSKGINYYKVTDPASWINVDRNTGELKVANTIDRESEFVQDGIYNITVKAVDASSKTGTGTVLIMVEDVNDNVPTVPTSELVLCEKEGELGSVLVVAEDNDQSPFSAPFSFSLPHDNDGKWSVTRYNDTAATLKQIKVLPTGIHNVPIDVTDLQGFGRKQTVKVRICQCRNGACLAKQSSVSLGALALLAMLLPLALLLLLCLLLAFFCVTKREKMEIDAGDSGGILLKSNTEAPGEEVDSSLITVPVGGIEQAVKGSVKGSMMSPGWPGNKSGSTIGVQSTHENGIYKSGVVTSDMQEYYSGQYDSQYGAQQFNTQLVGSGMDFDSRYLAQDSALLHNWQTNGRYLQQKLAFMGAEEDGRYADDIIHAYGFEGAGSVAGSIGCCSDNGDNNDLSFLNTLGPKFKNLAHVCRKT, from the exons ATGGCGAATGTTTTAATTATCAGCATCTACCTGTTGTCG GTCCTGTCCCGTGTCGATTCCTGTTTCCAAGCGAACACTTTGTCCGTGAATGTGTCGCAAACTATTCCGGCTGGACGCCAAGTCATTAAAG TTATCGGCTGTAAATCAGTTCGCTTGGTCGTGTCGGACCCGCTCTTCATGGTCGAGAGGACCGGGGAAGTGGTGGCTCTGACGCCGGTGCAGGTGGCGGCAGACGGGCGGACATTTTCTGTGCGGGCTGTGGGAGAAAGCGGCGTGGAAGGTGAGATGGAAGTCCACCTCGTCCGCAGTGCAACGCAGGGAAGAGAG CACACAGGCCAAAAAGTCCTGAAGCGCACCAAGAGACGCTGGAGTCCCCCAGACTTCCACATTCTAGAGAATGATTCAGGACCTTATCCAAAAGACATCGAAACG ATTGTATCAGACTCGGAAGCCGAGCACAAAGTGTACTACACCCTGACTGGACCAGGCTACAGTCAGCCTCCGGatgatattttctcttttaaccAGAACACTGGGATGTTGAGTGTGCGAAAGGCCATTGATCGTGAGCAGTTCCCAGTATTTCAG ttAACGACAAGGGTGTTCGACATTCATACAAAACTGCCGACGGACGACCCTCTGCCGTTCAAAGTCATCATAGACGACGTGAACGACAACGCGCCGACGTTCACGGGGCCGCTGCAGTTCTCTGTGCCCGAGCATTCCAATCCAG GTACAGTGGTGGGGAAGGTGAATGCtacagacagagatgaggaaGGAACCCTCCACGTCAAGATCAAGTACAGTCTCCTGACTGGATCAGACCTGTTTGCCATCAACCCAGAAACGGGTGTCCTCACCACAGCAGGCGCAAGTAGCTCGCTGGACAGAGAG GTGAAAGACAAGTACATGATCGTCGTACAAATCAAAGATATAGATGGTGCACAAAATGGTCTTTTCAACACCGGAACAGCAACCATTTCTCTGACTGACATCAACGACAACCCCCCGACTTTCACAAAAACAGCT TACACCGTCTCTGTCACAGAGAATGAAAAGGACAAACTCATCCTCCGAATCCCTGTTGAGGATAAGGATTTGGTCAACACGCCGAACTGGGTTTCCAAATTTGTCATCGCCAAGGGGAACGAAAACGGGAATTTCAGAATTGATACGGACCCCAAAACAAATGAGGGTCTTCTGTATGTCACGAAG CCCATAGATTATGAGAAGACCAAGAACATAAAGCTTGAGATTGTGGCGCGTAATGAAGCTGACCTGAAAGGCACGCAGGCCCAGTATGTGTCCATCCCTGTGGACGTCGCTGTCACCAATGTCGACGAGGGTCCACAGTTTGCAGCTCAGACCGTCCGCTTCACTGTCAAAGAGAATGTACCAAACGGCACCCTGATAGGAACTTACGCAGCAGTAGATCCAGAGACCGACAGCAGCAAAGGCATCAA ttaTTACAAGGTCACGGACCCAGCCTCCTGGATTAATGTCGACAGGAATACCGGAGAGCTGAAGGTTGCCAACACAATTGACAGAGAGTCAGAGTTTGTCCAGGATGGAATTTACAACATCACCGTGAAGGCTGTTGATGCGA GCTCCAAGACAGGCACGGGAACAGTCCTCATTATGGTGGAGGATGTCAACGACAACGTGCCAACGGTCCCCACCAGCGAGCTGGTGCTGTGCGAGAAGGAGGGAGAGCTCGGCTCTGTGCTGGTCGTGGCTGAAGACAACGACCAGTCTCCCTTTTCTGCCCCCTTCAGCTTTAGTTTGCCACATGATAACGATGGCAAATGGTCTGTGACAAGATATAATG acACTGCAGCTACGTTGAAGCAGATCAAAGTGCTTCCTACGGGGATACACAATGTTCCCATCGACGTTACAGATCTGCAGGGCTTTGGTCGAAAACAGACGGTGAAAGTGAGGATCTGCCAGTGCAGGAACGGAGCCTGCTTGGCCAAGCAGAGCTCTGTGTCATTGGGGGCACTAGCTTTACTGGCTATGCTGTTGCCTCTGGCCCTCCTCCTACTGCTCT GCCTATTGCTCGCCTTTTTCTgtgtgacaaagagagagaagatggaaATTGATGCGGGAGATAGTGGTGGAATCCTGCTCAAATCAAACACTGAGGCCCCCGGGGAAGAAGTG GATTCAAGTCTCATCACTGTTCCCGTTGGTGGGATTGAACAAGCAGTCAAGGGCTCAGTGAAGGGTTCCATGATGAGTCCAGGATGGCCGGGGAACAAGAGCGGCAGCACGATCGGAGTCCAAAGCACACATGAGAATGGGATATACAAGTCCGGCGTTGTCACCAGCGATATGCAGGAGTACTATTCCGGCCAGTATGACAGCCAGTACGGCGCTCAACAGTTTAATACTCAACTTGTTGGTAGCGGCATGGACTTTGACAGCAGGTACCTCGCCCAGGACTCCGCTCTTCTTCACAACTGGCAAACAAATGGCCGTTATCTACAGCAG AAGCTGGCCTTCatgggagcagaggaggacggGCGCTATGCAGACGACATCATCCACGCCTACGGGTTTGAGGGGGCGGGCTCTGTCGCTGGCTCCATCGGATGCTGCAGTGACAATGGCGACAACAATGACCTCAGCTTCCTAAACACACTGGGACCAAAGTTCAAAAATCTGGCACACGTCTGCAGAAAGACATGA
- the LOC143329419 gene encoding desmoglein-2-like protein: protein MAPLLKCCLFILLTVLLTLVPVRAGGNGPQLQRHKREWITAPRKLKENNDYTGLQYIARIRSDKENDTRITYSLLGPGADKPPENIFRVHPETGFVKIYSILDREKIPVYNLKGRARFPNGSYAEKDIDLKIVVLDENDCPPVIKIQQVGYVNESSAAGTVVMKVIATDADEENTLHSMISYSIVEESNVGGMFFISSQTGEILVRQSTLDREKKDTYKLTIRASDMNGQLGGNTGTGEIEIKIQDINDNIPTLEKESYEGSVEENTINVEVMRIKALDMDLIHTDNWLAVFEIVSGNEAGYFSITTDSKTNEGIIMINKALDYEELKMLNLEVAVSNKAKYNFGSGSMSVTQKSYPIKINVVNQKEGPRFQPSVKVVTLSEDRSSFSLSRVITSYAAIDSDTLQTATGVRYAKILDSDNWLTIDSKTADIRLNKQPDRESKFLVNGTYYAKIICISSDIPSKTATGTIAIQVEDFNDHCPVLTTTAHTMCLEDNVIYVTAVDGDAFPNSAPFEFSVIEGRSKGKWTVEPFNATTAILRDHANLWPGHYKVAVEVKDQQGKSCDDIQTMDVVVCTCNENTKSCVSRSTKTTGFGASGILLLLLGLLLLLLVPLLLLFCLCGDAAAIGNFKPLPYDAKQQLISYHTEGQGEDKEVPLLHVPVEVDGSAVNAKDVNNFGGKGYLDRLADVGGPAGGGAALGGAVNTSVWTSENRQLSNQYNHTSGLVEMDYTGAGMMAGQEHLFSQYRNEVFDGMALSDQFLEEYYSSKSSHAALQSQQKDALLVYDDEGQESLAGSVGCCSLLENDDDLSFLNDLGPKFKTLAEICQGSTLVTESVGAGVSVPPPRPVSPFKPSTHTHVHTHRETIRDRDHININTSNVASSTIVKEERITERAQGSATIPKVQDKIAIPNQTLLIQQPAMYYAATPMYVVESNPQMVLVAGGTQQAVGQVGQIGLSQGLVQVGGLQGSPGVVLVDRQVGMGGVSGQVAQGLPRGTISRSRQFLVENGSSGGEQVAHLTQGFVQAGHASADQGLELRGPGVQVKTFSHGSIGSNENSGLTATPKLQGSQRVVVQHKKVSVTERNVESSTRA, encoded by the exons ATGGCTCCGCTGCTCAAATGCTGCCTCTTTATTCTACTGACCGTCCTCCTAACG CTTGTTCCTGTGAGGGCAGGAGGAAATGGCCCTCAGTTACAGAGACACAAGAGAGAATGGATCACAGCTCCCAGAAAGCTAAAGGAGAACAACGATTACACCGGCTTGCAGTATATTGCCAGA ATTCGTTCTGATAAGGAGAACGACACGAGGATTACTTACTCTCTGTTGGGGCCTGGTGCTGACAAGCCCCCTGAAAACATATTTCGTGTCCACCCTGAAACTGGCTTTGTGAAAATCTACTCCATTCTGGACCGAGAGAAGATCCCAGTGTATAAC tTGAAAGGTAGGGCAAGATTCCCCAACGGGAGCTACGCCGAAAAGGATATTGACCTCAAAATTGTTGTTCTGGATGAGAATGACTGCCCACCGGTCATTAAAATACAGCAAGTCGGATATGTCAATGAATCAAGTGCAGCAG GTACTGTTGTGATGAAAGTGATAGCCACCGATGCTGACGAAGAGAACACGCTCCACTCCATGATCTCCTACTCCATTGTGGAGGAGAGTAACGTCGGTGGGATGTTCTTCATCAGCTCTCAGACTGGAGAGATCCTTGTTCGACAGAGCACTCTAGATAGAGAG aaaaaagatACATATAAGCTCACTATAAGAGCCTCAGACATGAATGGACAGCtgggaggaaacacaggaaCCGGAGAAATTGAGATCAAAATTCAGGACATAAATGACAACATTCCCACACTGGAAAAAGAGTCG TATGAGGGGAGTGTGGAGGAGAACACCATCAATGTGGAAGTAATGAGGATCAAAGCCCTTGACATGGATCTGATTCACACTGACAACTGGCTGGCTGTTTTTGAGATAGTTTCAGGGAATGAGGCAGGCTATTTCAGTATCACCACTGACTCGAAGACCAATGAGGGGATCATCATGATTAACAAG GCGTTGGACTATGAGGAACTTAAGATGCTCAACTTGGAAGTGGCTGTTTCCAACAAAGCGAAGTACAATTTTGGCAGTGGGTCCATGTCAGTGACCCAAAAATCCTACCCCATTAAAATCAATGTGGTCAATCAGAAGGAAGGCCCCCGTTTCCAACCAAGTGTCAAAGTGGTGACTCTCTCTGAGGACCGGTCTTCATTTTCCCTCAGCAGAGTCATCACTAGCTACGCTGCAATTGACAGTGACACACTACAGACAGCCACCGGCGTAAG GTATGCCAAAATCCTTGATAGTGACAACTGGTTGACCATTGATTCGAAGACAGCAGATATCAGGCTGAATAAGCAGCCTGACAGAGAATCCAAGTTCTTGGTCAATGGAACTTATTATGCCAAGATTATATGCATCAGCAGTG ACATTCCCTCAAAAACTGCCACAGGGACCATAGCCATTCAGGTGGAGGACTTCAATGATCACTGTCCCGTACTGACCACTACCGCTCACACCATGTGCCTGGAGGATAACGTCATCTATGTTACAGCCGTAGACGGAGATGCGTTCCCCAATTCAGCACCGTTTGAGTTCAGTGTGATTGAGGGGAGGAGCAAGGGGAAATGGACAGTAGAGCCTTTCAATG CAACCACAGCCATACTGCGGGACCACGCCAACTTGTGGCCGGGCCATTACAAAGTAGCAGTGGAAGTCAAAGACCAGCAGGGAAAGTCATGTGACGATATTCAGACGATGGATGTAGTTGTGTGCACTTGCAATGAAAACACTAAAAGCTGTGTGTCACGCAGTACAAAGACCACAGGCTTTGGAGCGTCAGGTATCCTGCTGCTACTCCTGGgactgctgcttctgctgc tggtgccccttttgctgctgttctgcttGTGTGGAGATGCAGCAGCTATTGGAAATTTCAAGCCCTTGCCATATGATGCCAAACAACAGCTGATCTCATATCACACTGAGGGACAGGGAGAAGACAAG GAAGTTCCTCTTCTACACGTCCCGGTAGAAGTTGATGGCAGCGCAGTCAATGCCAAGGACGTCAACAACTTTGGGGGAAAGGGGTACCTTGACAGACTGGCTGATGTAGGAGGACCAGCAGGTGGAGGGGCGGCCCTAGGTGGTGCTGTAAACACTTCAGTCTGGACTTCTGAGAACAGACAGCTGTCCAACCAGTATAACCATACCAGTGGGCTAGTGGAAATGGACTACACAGGTGCTGGGATGATGGCAGGACAAGAACATCTCTTCTCCCAATACAGGAATGAGGTCTTTGATGGGATGGCGCTGTCAGACCAGTTCCTGGAGGAGTATTATTCAAGT aAATCCAGCCATGCAGCACTGCAATCCCAGCAGAAGGACGCTCTTTTGGTCTATGACGATGAGGGTCAGGAATCTCTGGCAGGTTCTGTAGGTTGCTGCAGTCTTCTTGAGAATGATGATGACCTTTCGTTCCTCAATGACCTTGGGCCTAAATTCAAAACACTGGCTGAGATCTGTCAAGGGTCAACCTTGGTGACCGAGTCTGTGGGTGCAGGAGTTTCTGTCCCTCCACCCAGACCAGTGTCTCCTTTCAAgccctccacccacacacatgtcCATACTCACAGGGAAACAATCAGGGACAGGGACCACATAAACATCAACACCTCCAATGTAGCGTCTTCCACCATTGTCAAGGAGGAGCGAATCACTGAGCGAGCCCAGGGTTCAGCCACCATTCCCAAGGTACAAGACAAGATAGCGATTCCCAATCAGACGCTGCTCATACAGCAACCTGCAATGTACTATGCTGCTACACCCATGTACGTAGTTGAGTCCAATCCCCAAATGGTGCTTGTGGCAGGGGGCACCCAGCAGGCAGTGGGTCAAGTAGGCCAAATTGGGCTTAGTCAGGGGCTGGTGCAGGTTGGTGGCCTCCAAGGTTCTCCGGGTGTGGTCCTTGTAGATAGGCAAGTAGGAATGGGTGGGGTGTCAGGGCAGGTGGCACAAGGCCTTCCGCGTGGAACCATCTCAAGGTCCAGACAATTTTTGGTGGAGAATGGGTCTTCAGGTGGAGAGCAAGTTGCACACTTAACACAGGGCTTTGTTCAGGCAGGACATGCATCTGCAGACCAGGGTTTGGAGTTAAGAGGTCCAGGTGTTCAGGTGAAAACTTTTTCACATGGTTCTATAGGGTCAAATGAGAACTCTGGCCTGACAGCCACACCCAAGTTGCAAGGAAGCCAGAGAGTGGTTGTGCAGCATAAGAAGGTctcagtgacagagaggaatgTTGAATCTAGTACAAGAGCGTGA